One region of Miscanthus floridulus cultivar M001 chromosome 19, ASM1932011v1, whole genome shotgun sequence genomic DNA includes:
- the LOC136525980 gene encoding uncharacterized protein translates to MEVELQPGNGHVAERTMNQKEPQQQGDQTPSGTDEAVLVWKLRKYLMLLAILSATITYQAGLAPPGGLWLDNQHGHLASDIVLQSTYPKRYKVFFYCNSTAFMASLIVLILLLVRKLSCNAIWLRSLHFAMLLNLLGLMGAYAAGSCRQIRTSLYTWVLLVGVFTYIVLHVVFFRHLASPWLQQTLMDVQRSWNDSLARMFNKSQSITDDELDAFVQEKKEELEQKRSLLLVLATLSTTVTYAAGLNPPGGFWPDSSAGHLAGDPALRDHYPSRFKAFMACNDTAFAGSIVIIIMLLSNTAVDHVVKSNALRLCVLVSLFGLMAAYAAGSCREVHTSIYVFTLVAAILLYLVIQWIAPILPRPEFVSECIKWIKGEKDKLILNLKSFLMESNSTTNEQEMPLASDQQHISSHVSTYTVNDTKDDMRKLRTYLLLLGILAATITYQAGLNPPGGFWLDNEDGHRAGNPILEAISPKRYNTFFYCNSTAFVSSLVIITLLQSNLITVGALKRYVLQTAMIFDLFGMMGAYAAGSSRTFSTSLYVMILVFLVFSYVMVHVLLFVSTRSSDDGLAQEIDDNPELKDLEKRRKLLVLLAVLAASSTYQAGINPPGGFWPDNNDGHRAGYPMLHDEFPRRYMAFFYLNSTAFMSSLAVIMLLVSKRLCQSGINGYLLRGCMLLDLVSLMGAFAAGSCRKVSTSVYAILVVAVVFAYVMAQVLVLTFAKDKVNYFFEWVLRATPFESPHPSQNGKRSIMASRKPEYKWRKDLILIGTLAVSVTYQSGLLPPGGLWPDDRDGHFTGDPILHDTDPPRYKAFFYCNATAFMASVVIVILLLNSTISKYKRSLLPMKTAMVLDLLALLGAYAAGSCRKLKTSIYVFALVIAVFMYIVIHILLSFDKMARLVKKTGAHWIPCLKKMWALIETEPPNHQPSSEEP, encoded by the coding sequence ATGGAGGTTGAACTGCAGCCAGGAAACGGTCATGTGGCTGAAAGAACCATGAATCAGAAAGAACCGCAGCAACAAGGAGACCAAACACCAAGCGGTACTGATGAGGCAGTGCTTGTGTGGAAGCTGCGGAAGTACTTGATGCTACTGGCAATTCTTTCTGCAACTATCACCTACCAGGCAGGACTTGCCCCACCAGGTGGCCTCTGGCTAGATAACCAGCATGGCCATCTTGCCAGCGATATTGTCCTGCAATCTACTTATCCAAAGCGGTATAAGGTATTCTTCTACTGCAATTCAACAGCATTCATGGCGTCTCTGATCGTTTTGATCTTGCTCTTAGTAAGGAAGCTCAGCTGCAATGCAATTTGGCTCCGCTCGCTGCATTTTGCGATGTTACTCAACCTGCTAGGGCTTATGGGGGCCTATGCTGCAGGCAGCTGCAGACAAATCAGAACATCCTTGTATACTTGGGTGCTGCTTGTTGGTGTCTTCACATACATTGTACTTCATGTTGTGTTCTTCCGGCATCTAGCATCTCCATGGCTTCAACAAACTTTGATGGATGTTCAGAGGTCCTGGAATGATTCTCTAGCACGCATGTTCAACAAAAGTCAGAGCATAACAGATGATGAGCTAGATGCTTTTGTCCAAGAAAAAAAGGAAGAACTGGAGCAGAAACGCAGCTTGTTGCTGGTACTTGCCACATTGTCAACGACAGTAACATATGCAGCAGGGCTAAACCCACCAGGTGGATTCTGGCCTGACAGCAGTGCTGGTCATCTAGCTGGTGACCCGGCCCTCAGAGACCACTATCCCAGTCGCTTCAAGGCCTTCATGGCATGCAACGACACAGCATTTGCCGGATccattgtcattatcatcatgctTCTCAGCAACACAGCAGTGGATCACGTTGTCAAGTCGAATGCACTTCGTCTGTGTGTTCTTGTGAGCCTATTTGGCCTTATGGCTGCTTATGCTGCAGGGAGCTGCAGGGAAGTCCATACATCAATATATGTGTTCACTCTTGTCGCTGCTATCCTACTATATCTCGTCATTCAGTGGATTGCACCTATTCTGCCCAGACCAGAGTTTGTCAGCGAGTGCATAAAATGGATAAAAGGAGAAAAGGATAAGCTGATTCTGAATCTAAAATCGTTCCTTATGGAGAGTAACAGTACAACCAACGAGCAGGAGATGCCATTAGCATCGGATCAACAACATATATCCAGTCATGTTTCAACATACACTGTTAATGATACTAAGGATGATATGAGAAAGCTGCGCACATACCTTTTATTACTTGGCATCCTAGCAGCCACCATTACATACCAAGCTGGGTTGAATCCACCTGGTGGGTTTTGGTTAGACAATGAGGATGGGCATCGTGCTGGAAACCCTATCCTGGAGGCCATCAGTCCAAAGCGGTACAACACATTCTTCTATTGTAATTCCACCGCATTTGTGTCTTCTTTGGTCATCATCACCCTACTCCAGAGCAACTTGATCACTGTTGGTGCCTTGAAACGATATGTACTGCAGACAGCCATGATTTTCGATCTCTTTGGTATGATGGGAGCATATGCTGCTGGCAGCAGCCGGACTTTCTCCACATCTTTGTATGTGATGATCTTGGTCTTTCTTGTCTTCTCTTATGTTATGGTTCACGTCCTCCTCTTTGTGTCCACAAGAAGCTCTGATGATGGACTAGCTCAGGAAATAGATGATAACCCTGAACTCAAAGATTTGGAGAAGCGGCGCAAGCTTCTCGTGTTGCTTGCTGTTCTGGCAGCATCGAGCACATATCAGGCTGGCATAAACCCACCAGGTGGCTTCTGGCCCGACAACAACGATGGGCACCGAGCAGGTTATCCAATGCTCCATGATGAGTTCCCACGCCGTTACATGGCATTCTTCTACCTAAACTCCACTGCTTTTATGTCATCCTTGGCTGTGATCATGTTGCTTGTTAGCAAAAGGTTATGCCAGAGTGGAATCAATGGCTACTTGCTGCGTGGATGCATGCTACTTGATCTGGTCAGTCTCATGGGTGCTTTTGCGGCTGGAAGCTGCAGGAAAGTATCAACATCAGTGTATGCCATCCTAGTTGTTGCTGTTGTTTTTGCCTATGTCATGGCTCAGGTTCTGGTGCTAACCTTTGCAAAAGATAAGGTGAATTACTTCTTTGAGTGGGTGCTCCGTGCCACTCCTTTCGAGAGTCCACATCCATCCCAGAATGGCAAGCGAAGCATCATGGCCAGCAGAAAACCTGAGTATAAATGGCGAAAAGATCTAATTCTGATTGGAACCCTTGCAGTGAGCGTTACATACCAATCTGGGCTGCTCCCCCCAGGAGGGCTCTGGCCTGATGACCGGGACGGCCATTTCACCGGCGACCCAATCCTCCACGATACTGATCCACCAAGATACAAGGCATTCTTCTACTGCAACGCCACCGCATTCATGGCATCCGTGGTCATAGTCATCCTGCTGCTCAATAGCACAATAAGCAAGTACAAGAGGTCTCTCCTTCCCATGAAAACAGCAATGGTGCTGGACCTGCTTGCTCTGCTTGGGGCTTATGCAGCAGGCAGCTGCAGGAAACTAAAGACTTCTATATACGTTTTCGCACTCGTCATTGCTGTTTTTATGTACATCGTCATTCACATCCTGCTGTCCTTCGATAAAATGGCACGGCTCGTGAAGAAGACTGGAGCACACTGGATTCCATGTCTGAAGAAGATGTGGGCACTCATTGAAACTGAACCTCCGAATCATCAGCCATCTTCAGAGGAACCATGA